A stretch of DNA from Cryptomeria japonica chromosome 4, Sugi_1.0, whole genome shotgun sequence:
TTCCTGCATTACATTGTCACTTTTATGGTGGTTTTTAGTCAAAGGGAGTATGGTTGTGACCTTTTGGCTGGGCGAGTTTTGGAGGGAAGTATTTTCATTTTGCTTTTCGATTAGAGCCTTCAAGTTCCACGTAGCTCAAGGATCTGCTGTTGGCTGTTGAAAGGACCTTCATTTTGGGCCTGAAAATAGCATTTGTTGCTCCTTTGAAGACCCATGTTGAAGCAGTCCATCGTCTTGAAGGGAATGTTGGTTGCAAGATGGACATCTGCTGTCTTGTGCGTGATTTTCTGAATAAATCTTTAAAAGAAAGGGACACCACATTGCCTGATCTAAGAGTTTTCTCCTCATTTTCCGCCTGAGAGTTGAATAGCTTGAACACTTGTTGAAGCCTCACAAGGCCATCAAGATGCATGGAGAGGTTAAACTCATCACACGCTAACGGGTAAGTGGGTAGTTTGTGCATTTCTGCATATCTGTTTTCTCAAATATCAGATTCATGTAAAGACACCTGTGGAAATATATGTGATAATGAGTGCTAGAAATAAGGCATTTTCTTTCTTACGGTGATATGCATTTGTTGCTTTTGTCTCTCCAAATGAAAGGCTGCCTTAAGATCCTCCACAAAAAAGAAATTTGCAAGTCTCCCAGTCGCAGCTGAAAGTCCTCAATGCTAATGAAGAAAAGAGGAGAGAATATGACAATTGAGATATCACACTTTTCCTTTGAGCAGGTCAAGAACAAACAAATAGCAGTCAGTGAGCATACACAGTAGTTATGAGGATAGTGAAGGCGCAATGAATAAGCCCTATTAATTTTGTGTGATATGGTGGATGTAATACAATGTctttctatttgcctcttttcctTGGCAATAGTATGTGAGTTCATTTCATGATTACTAAAGGACAAAACCCACTTATGTTTGCTAAAACCCTCACCTCAGATGCTAATAAGATATAACTCACACATGGATTTGAGTGATAAGGAGGATTATAGATCACAATGCTATGGAAAGATGCGAGGTTGCAAGAATACAATGCAAAGTCAATCTATGACAGTCTATGGTGCAGATTAGAGTGACAGCCTAATAAAGAAGGCATATGACTGACTGTAAACAGTGAGCAATTGTAATGTACCCAATTTGAAATAGAAtttgataataaataataataataaaatttaaatattaaaaattaaattaaaatctaaaagtataattaaatatacttaattaaaatttaattaagttaatgaatggttaaaacTTAAAAGACATGGcaggaaaagttgtgactctctcaacaatgagatataaaagggagaagagaacctcatttgagagggggataatttggaaatcagaagtgcacatctgatttaaataagaattgcagatctgattatgaaaggttatgtccctttcaaagggcagaaataatgaagagttgcactctttcaaaaggtgctaatggtgaaagggtgtgtctcttgccgaagggcatgcatgatgaagatgtgtgacctctccctcacattgagagatataaacgaaatgaatcaaagcatccaagaacatcaccatggattggatcagatcagaactgttattaagttacaggcagtagcatctttgttcttggtggtatacatggggatgtgctgaatatgtatgcttaacatatgaagcctgataatgttggtatgcagaatttagtagtaatattaatatagactgcaatatgtatgacagtcatacttaatttcatatatattcataatacatgagaaagTTTACTGTCAGTATTAGTGCTCTCTACTACTatcatcccgatgatggatcacaaagtgtgatccgaaacgttgatgcaaaaaaattcacacaatcaaatccagatgCATTATAGATAGATGGGATTGAGTTGTTTCCAAGAGGGGCAGTCTAGATCCAGCCCataggatgattcccaagatagggtagggatCAGCGTCCCGTAAACCTAGAGGGCatagtcccaagatagggtaagggcttggatctgtaaactttgagggagcctattgaGTTTGGTATctatgttggaaatgtgcctcgaattaacttgatTTGTGTTCAGGCTGATCGGAGTAACCTATCCCGATGGAACAGCTGTCGGTGTGACTCTTGCCGATGGgccgatggaaccctcttcttgtgatcggctaTCGGGTGAGTAGATaaaggttgatccaatggtggtcgctaggtcgcgatgggaaaatGCTTGTTAGAATATTCATCacgacccagtgacaaagaagagcttcattctgggtgTTTAGTGAGGCCGTGCTAAGATGGCAGGGCAAGGACTTCGGAACAAATCAAGAAGTGACACGTGGCATAAGTGAGCggcccaggtgagataagggtcgtgcaaatcgagaagatccaaCGGCAGATCTGAGGAAGATCAACGGTGGAGTGAAATTCCGGGACTATCAGCGGCTGTTGTTGTACCGAGGTTGTGAGGTGCCCGAAATGTTATCCCTcgcgacttggtgaccaagtggtgggacccggcaGGAGAGCGGCTAAGGCGAGTTAAAGGCCGAGCAGATCGCAGATGATCAGACGACGATCGCAGAAGATCCGACGGTGGTCGCTAGGTTgtgatgggaaattgctcgttagactttccattgcgacccagcgacaaagaagagcttcattccggatggttagtgaggccgtgctaaggtggcaggacagggactccggagccaatcagggggtgccatgtgACGGAGTgcagaaagaggaaagggaatctGTCCAGTGGTGGATGAGGCCGTGCTTAGGTGGATCAGGTGGCGAACCAGGGAGTAAGACCGTGGCAAAAGAGAGAttgagcagatcaaggaagatcggacgaTCGGGATAGCTGTTTGGTTGTCTTGCCAATGACCTGATGGAATTGCCTTCTGTGATTGGGGTATCATCGGAGATTGGGAGAACTGGTTGTTTGCTACACCGATGCCCGATGAGGTCGCCTTCAGCGATCGggttgacaagatggaagctatGCTGATGGCTCGATTGAGTCGCTATGGTGTCATCGGGAGATCGGGTCTACCTGTTAAAGGCTATCCCGATAAGCCAATGGAGCCGCATTAGTGGAGTCGTTGGTTCATTGGGAGATCGGAGAAATGCTTTTGTGGTCTTTCCGATGGCCGACAGAGTAGAGACTGACTACGGGTGTGCGCTCGAACCGGAGTCCAAAAGAGTAACcgcttggacactgaagatggtcttgtcggtatATATGCATACGAACCGACACGACTTCCTGACGAATGTGGGATAATGGACGAGTCGTGAATACAGCACGGTCGACAGTTGGACTTCCTGGCGGTTGCAGCGACTGACTGTTGTGTGAACCGCATTCGACAAATGTAATCAGAATAGCCAGAGGAAACCGAAACAcaatgttggttaggtggatggatgttactgAATGACAGACCGTTGGACTCCATAACGGTTATGCTTAACCGATACATTGTAATCGATGGCTGTTATATATGTTGCCAGAGATGTAATTGATGAAGAAGTAGGAGCAGAAGAAGTGTGTGAGGTTACTGTGTGATGTATGGTGTGAAGTCCTATTGAAAGCCTGAGTGTTTTGCATATTCTGTTAactgtgaataaagtgatctctctttggtggtgggttttttacccgtaagggttttcccacgtaaatctggtgtttaCTCTCTGTTGTGTTTTCTATGTGATTAGTCTTTCATCAGtctgtgtatatcttaatgttctgcaaaagaatttaaagacatacttgctgggttccccttagaattggtgttaggaaGGCGTTTTCCgcattgtgctttccttacaatCTAAGCACTTGGCAACATAGTCATCTCATCCTTCCTTAAAACTGGACTAGTAACAAGGATTGAActttgcattaagaattatggatgatacAATTAATTATCTAATAATAGAATTAATTGCCTAGTATGGTGGATTGACAATTTATTCATGAATAATTGATAAATTATTTAAAACTATGGAATATCACAGAGTTGAGTTATGTTAAGGAAAGAACTAAAAATAgagttgtctcctaatcaatttagtttaagtcacaagtatattgaaataaattaattactgTTATAACAGGTCtaaacttagtaggggacattacagcaaGGATGGTTGAGATAGCTATGACAGTGATAGTTCCAAGAGGACAGTCAAGTGTGCAAATGACAGTCTTCAATAGATTGCAGCTGCAAGTCACCAAGCCAATCAAACACAACCACAAATGAACATAACAGTGAGATCAAGCATGACAGTTTATGAAGATTGCACAAAAGATATCGCAGTCCAGCATCATGAACAAGCTGAAGGACAGTGTAAAGGGGAGTGCAGGCCCAGTTTTGCATGTAGTGATGGGGTTTGTAAGTGTGAAGGGTACAGGATAGTGAGGTTTAAAGAAAACAGACCATCAAACTGACATTGAAATCATGATGTCATGCCCTCTAATGTCAAAGAGCAAAAGACACTCTTTAAAAGACATGCATAGCAGAGATAACAGTGACAGTTTTAAGAGGTACGTAATGGTGCAAAAGACATCTGCAACTTAAGGGCTTTTGATTGTGATAAAACAACGAGCACAAAAAGCTTGAGGAAATAAGAGGAAACCTTTCAGCAGAATAAAACAGTGTTAAAGTGATAGGAGAAGTGGGAATTAAGAATGTCATTTAGTCAAAACAGTGACATTGCTCCTTGCAAATAAGAGGGAATTGTCATagttcaaaatcataaaaatccttatgaattgGTAGAGGACAGTCGTTATGCAAATGAGAGCTTGTAAAAAGTACAGTGAGTCATATGACAGTGAACCCTAAGAGTCAAGAGAGATCCTTGAGAAGAGCATAGAGAGAGTTACACAGAGAAAAAGGTGCTTGCAATCAATGAGATAGCTCACAAGGCTTGGAAAGTTCTACAGCAAAGAAAAGGACAGTGAGAAAAGCGTAGTAAAATGTGATAGTCTACAAGAAAACAATGATAGTTCTTATGACTGTCACAATTTATGAAGGCCAAAGCATGGACTCTCACATTTTACGAAAGCCAAACCATGGACTTTCACATTTTACGAAAGCCAAAGCATGGACTGTCACAAGAGAAACAGCAAGCAGAACCTTTGACAGCGGACAACCTTCATATAAAAGGACAGAGCATATGATATAAATGCATAGGACTGAAAGAATGTAGCTAGAAGCTAGGATATGGAGGACAAGAGGGTAATGACAATAAGCATGCTAAAGGACAGTGAAAGAAGTGTATGACAGTCTTCCTCTTTAAGCAGAGACAGTAACCCTTCACATATCTATACAAAGATGACAATCAAAGGATGTGTTAAAGGATAGTTAATAATGCTTGGTCATAATACTTTTCAATGACAGAGATAAGGGAAAAACAATTAACAATAGTCATTGTGAGGTATGAACAGAGCAACTCTATCACCGTCTTTTACCTTTTGCCTTAACCTCCATGCCAATCTCTGTTTATGGCAATGTTCAATGAAACTCCATTTGCTGATTAGGTTGTCACGGGCGACTGTCAGATAATGCAATCGCTGTAGGGGGCATTACAGGCTATTAAACTTTCTTAATCTTTATACAAAGCTGCTCTTAAACTTATCATCACTGTTCCATACTAGTCATTTGGTATATATTATCATAAGCATTGGGGTTGAATTGGATCGATAGGATAGAGTCAGTAATTTCTTTCTATTTGCCTTGGCTTGATTAGATTACAGAAAATTGCGAAGTCTTATGGAGTAAGACAATTTTCTGAATTTATCTGATGATTAATATGTTATTGCTGGGGTCATGACATTTGGAAAGCAAGTCCTAACGCCAAATCCTAGGGGATGTAAGATATATGAGGTTCAGCAAAAACGCAAGGGTTTCTTATCACACCTCACTAAATTTATCTAGGCTTATCAATCAAATGCAATCAATTAAAGCACAGATTGACCTGAATAAAAGAAGACTGATAATTGAAATAACTGAAAATAAATGTGGAACTGGAAATTGGGGGTGACCCATGTAGTACAGCAgttaaaacacttgcttggtgaaactGCCACCGAGGTTCAAATCCCCGCTGGGCAGCTATGCTCGCAGGCTTGGTACTTTCGTTGGGCTGGTGCGCTCACGGATTTGAACAGCAATAGTGTGTGGCACCTTAAAAAGTACCTATTACTgaccaaaaattaaaattaaataaaatgtggAACTGGAAATTTAAACGATTAAATGTGATACATATTTTGATAACTGATAATGGGAAAATAATGTgcgaaattttattaattaatttgcctTCGTTTTTGGAATTTCAGACTTTTTGTGATGAAGATCTCAGATTTTAAAATTTGACTATCTGTTGCTCTAGTTCAAATATCTGTCAGTGGAAATGATTTGCAGTTCAAACCTGATCTGGAATTCACAAATTTTGTACTAGCAGGATGTGGCTTGATTTAGTTTGCATGCCTTGATTTTGGCATCAGCTGGCTTAAGGACAGGAAATGTTTACGAACATATTTGGGAAAATCTACTGAATTGTGGGGGTCAAGTACTCCCAAGGCAGACCCCTAGTAGAACAGCTTTATGACTTTGGGTGAAAAGATCATGAACAATTGGCAAATGTGCAATGGGCATAGGATGAAGTAATCTCTAAATATGTGCTAAATTCTTTTATCCTCCGCAAATTAAAATCTAGATGTGCTCAATGAATTCTTAAGTTTTTTTCAAATGAATGAGTGAATGTCCTTAAATACAATAGCCAATCACGCACATCAACATAACACATACTAAGTCAGCTCACAGCAgctagtgaagtggttgaaagtgGGTAAGTTTGATTTTTAGAGGTGAAGGATTCAGATTGATGACCATGGAAGTGACCTAGGTCAAGTCTGTAACCATGGATCCGATCCAGGTTGTTGAATAATAGATCTTGTGAATAGGGATGCAAATCTGGGAACCAGAGATGAAGATGATCAGGAAATGGGATGTCATAATCCAACTTCACACACAATTATGCCACCTATAAGCTGATTATTCCATTTACGATATCTAAGTAAAGCAGACCTTAAACATAAGAGAAAAGGGCATGGCTACGCAATTTTTAACATTACATCTATATTTCATTTCCCAAATGTTTGAAGAGTTTTATTTCTTTGGAAGTTTACCCTTTTCATGTATTAAATTGCTAATACCTTTTCCTGTATTAAATTGCTAATAGCATTTGCATGATCTGGATCATTAGGAAAGAGAATGTATTTTATTAGATCTTCTTGCGATTGCTTCCTCTTATCTGTCTTTTTATCTTTTGCTGTAGCCAGTACCTTTTACAgcacatttgtttaatttgaagtCTGCCTTATGGCCTTTGTTTTGATGCTATATTTAATAGGCAAATTGTTATTTCTTCTCTTTGTAGCTTGTTTTATCTAATATCTGAATTTTGGAAAACATTTGAGTTATTGCAGACACTCGTTTGTGTTTCAAAGGAGTTTTTAGAAGCTTTGGATCAAAACATCTATAAGAAACGTCCAGAATGGAGAATCAGAGATACCAGGATCAATCTCCAGAGTGGCTTTGCACTTCTTATGTCAGATCATGCATCCTTTTCACAAGGTATAATTGTATTGTTGTGGAGGTTTCTCTCATTTAATTTGTCTGCCTTTTCAACTTTTTTTATACCATCATTTCCCATTTTAAATATATTTCTCCCTTTTCTATCACTAAACGTGCCAAGTTGTATACCTTAACTGGTGAAATCGTGCATCTTTTTCATAAGGTATAATCATATTGTTCTGGATCTTTCTTTCATTTTGTTTGTCTTCCTTTTCAACTTTTTTTGTTCCCCAAATCATAGTTTTTTGTTTAATGCTGCCTTACATCAATAAACATGTTTGAGAGTTATTCTCCAACTTACCAGTATATGTCTCTGTAAATGACATTATTTTTTTTCTTACCACTGTCACATACCTGGTATCCTTGTTTCATGCTTTGTACTGTTAGTATATTATCAAATCCTCAGTTGGATATCTCACTTTTGAGGAATTTTACCAATCAATTGTACAATTTTTATCTCTATTATTTTTTATGTGAAGTTATTTTTCCTTTTGAATTGACAGGTCTTGATGGTGCTGCACCATGTATCTCAGTAGAAATCAAGGTAATCTTTCCTATCTTAATATTGAATcatttcttctagttcttcaacCGCTTACAATTTCTTTCCAGGATATATGTGAGAtattgaatatcctttttaccctACACTATTGTGTTCTTTTTGGTTAATATAAATTTCCTGTTTCAATTTACAAACATCATTGTCAATATTCAATTTTCATTACGTACATTTTTGCATGTTAACTATTCTGATTCTTACATGAAAAAATATCTATGAATGTTCTGGTTGCTGCCACATTGGTGCCATTTTTATTCAATCTTTTGAAGGCAGCCAAAATGTGGGTTTCTTCCTTGTTCAAGGTTCATATCATCAGAGAATCACCTGAAGAGGCTTGTATCTCGATTTGCAATGCATCAACACCTAAAGTTATCCCAACAGGAGGTGAAATATTATCCTGGATTcccttaaaaaaagaaaaataatcatgtgCTTTTTTTCCCAAATTAAGTATTAACTTTGAATCACTGAAGGAAATCAGAGGGCAGTCTGCTTCCAACTTTCTTGTAGAATTGCAGTGTTGATGTCAGTTTTATAATGGGAATTTCCTTGTACTTCAGGTAGCCAGTATCAGCAAATATTGTCCAATAGACTTGTTCTCTGAATCACGTGATAGAATCCATCAAGCAATTGGGGGACTTTTGGAAACCCCTCAGAATAATCTACGGATATTTTTGAATGGTTCGTTGGTCTTTGGTGGATTGGGAGGTTATGCAGAGGAAGGCTTGCTTAACGGTTCCATCACTGAACAGGCAGTTCAAAACTTGGAAGACATACTTGAGAATGTGATGACATGCCAAAAGGGAGAGCGAATGGCATGCTTCAAGGATCTTATCACAGAATCTCTACACAAAACTGGAATATTGAGCAAGCTTCTAGCTGTTCAGAAGATGGACCTTTATGACATTGAAGGTGCAATCCATGCATATTTCAACATTATGAGGAAACCATGTCAGATATGCACTTGTTCTTCAGACGAGTCAGATAATCAAATGCAAAATCATATACATGATTACTTTACCTCTCTTTCACTTGAGGAAAGCAGAAGGATTGTTCGTGACTTTCTGGTAGCCACAACTGCAAAAGACTGCAGTTTAATGTTCACTTTCCAGCCTGTGAATCATGATGCCACAGATGTAAATTCATTAGATGGAAATAATATGATGCACTTTACAGCAACCAATCAAACTTTTCGCTTCAAGGTTTGGAAACGACCTCACTCATTTTCTTCAAACCGTGCCAAAATTTAAGTCAGAGAAGCTATTGATAACATAAATTTATTAGGTCGTAAGAGTCCAGTGCCGCTAATTTTGTAAAGTCAAAGAAATATTGCTCTATGATAAGGCATATTTATTTTTACCACACTAAAAACTGTAAACATGACCACCTGAGGGTTAATTAATCAATCGAGCATTGTTTGCAGTTTGTGTCATAAATAAACTAGCATAACTTGTCGCTATTAACTGTATTTGCAGGCACACTATGTAGACTTGGATTTAAAGCGCTTGGAAAAAATGATCCACTATTACAAATTTGATCAGAAAATAGTAACTGCCTACACCAGAATGCATGGAACAAAGAGAATTTCAAACCATGAAGATTCTGAAATGCGTGAACCAGTTTGATTGGTCTTTTCACATCACTGTTAGTTAAAAACTTTAAATATGCGTGCCTCATTGGCACTTACCATTTGAGCAGATGCAGACAAGTCACGTCCTATGCCAGAGCAACTGAGATAAATGCAGCCATTTTTGTGCATCCTTTTATATCATAATTGCCACAAATGGCTCAGAACTAATAGTTTCTTCAGCCTTAAGTGTTGGAAAAATGATTAATTTCTTTGTGGATAAATACTTTGTGTCGGTTGTACCAAAACCTGTGCAATATCCAGTTTACGTTTTCTAGAGACCATCAATGACAATTCTTTGTAAATGCATTCAACAAGGAATGCATACATGTACTAGTTTGtatgatatatgatatatgatGAAATTATATTGAGCCATGCATATGTTCTTGGATGATAAGATATTTTTCAATCATGTAGTTCTTCTAGGAAAACTGATTTTAAATCTAGGAAAACTGAGAGATAGTTAAGGAAAGGGTTCGATCACCAATAATGAGCAAACCTCCAGACTTGTATAGACCCACAGACAATTTGAAAAGCTAATTTAGATGCAGCTTCAAAAGGAAGTATAGGTGCTTATCATATTCTAAAGCTCAAGTTCTCTTGACCTTTGTTAGCGGTTTCTCCAGGTGCAATTATAAATTTTAAGATACTTCCAATGGCTTTGACTTAGGTCTTACCCTATGCGTAGAGGATATGTGGATTGTTGAGGTATCTATGTTTATCCTAGTTTTCATGGAAAGCAGTGGATTGTTGACGTGTCTATGTTTGTCATAGTTTCCATGGATATCAGTCGGCTTCAAAGCTGTTAGTAGCTGCACAGCTTGtagatgttgagacatggaccagctaggactcaaacctaggaccttccatacgctgctggagtgctccaccactgagctactggcctctCTTGAACCAATCCATCGTcgatccgggtgtggcttatttccaacaccaaaacccccccttaagccacacctctcatgtgcttggggctcctagcctggacctggctctgataccatgttgagacatggaccagctaggactcaaacctaggaccttccatacgctgctggagtgctctaccactgaggtactggcccctcttggaccaatccatcgtcaatccgggtgtggcttatttccaacaccaacacccccccttaagcgacacctctcatgtgcttggggctcctagcctggacctggctctgataccatgttgagacatggaccagctaggactcgaacctaggaccttccatacgctgctggagtgctctaccactgagctactggcccctcttggaccaatcaaatccgggtgtggcttatttccaacaccaacagtagAGGGTATTCAGACACCTTGTAATGATTTTATGTGAACAGCATTACATGCATATCATGGCATATTTATTAGCAACTAAATAAATTCTCATATCAAAAGTTACTTACCGACAATAGGTTCATCTTTATTTAATATTAATGCCAGAGATTAATTTTCTTTTCCATGGTTACATAATAAATACTGTTCTTGATCGCTCTATAAAATCTTTATTTGTGTACAGCTGTGGCTTAATCGACATTCTGGTTTTTGCTAGCAAGATTTTCTTTCATTACTCCACAGAAATGACACATTGTAGTATCAACCATAAATACTATTTAGATTGTATTTTAAAGGCTAAATCCAATTCGATTACCACGTTTTGTCATACATTACTGTATATTGCTCAAACGTTGTCATACATTACTGTATATTGCCCAAACCTTTGCTAAAGTCACAATGGAATCTTTTGCTAAAGTCACAACTTCGACATCTTTTTTAAATGAGggtatgagaagaatgtgaatgtACATTCCACAGCCAACATAATACGACAACCCATTGTTAAAATTTTGAGCAATGATCTTACAACATTTATGGAATTATTGACTGCTACTTAAGTACTCAATAATTGTGTTTGTATCTCTGTTTTACTTTTGTAGTAACTTTGATAGAAAATTGGTAACTATTGTTATGGCTAAATTGTGCCTTTAATCATTGAAatctataatatttttattttgccaacttaatttaattgtaaaaattAAGAATTCAACAGGATTCATGCAAAATGAAAAATAGGGAGGGCAGATTTTATATATCCACAATAATTTTTATAAATCAAGATTAGGGTTACTTTTATATCAGTTTTGTTTAATTTGCATTAATTCTCAGATGAAAGTAATGGAAATGAAACAACTTACAGAgcatttaattttaaatcataatatttgttTTTTCAAGGTACAAATCCTGTCTTAATACTTAGctcaaaaaaaatataacatacatAAGATCTGAAATTACAtacaattttataatttaaatatgtattttttatttaatttgtaatatttatcttATGGGAGGATATATGTTATATTGGTTTttctaaataattattatatttattattttgtacATAAGTGAATTGATTGGTAGAATGGCAATCATCAAGAGTATCCAATATTTTCAAACCAATTTAAGACCACATGTACGGATTAACTATGCATCAAATAAGCATGATAACATCAATCTAACACCAAGTGTAAGGATTTAGTATGGATGATACAACATGTAAAGATTAACTATATATAAAATAAGCATATGGTAACATCAATTTAGGATCAAGTGTGGGGATTAACtatgcataaaataaaataagcATCTAACAACAACAATCTAAGATCATATGTAGGGTTGAAACACCAATCTAAGATCATATGTAGAGATTAACTATGTATCAAATATAGTTATTAATTACTCACTTTTTTATTTGGGATAAGCATTATTACACCAAATAGAAACAAAAAAGATATGCTATAATAAGAACACCACATGATAGAACCTTATGTAATGGAGATACCAAAAATAATGAATGACATCGTCTTTAAATAATAAGATTTCCATGAAActtgaattttatattttatttgagttgcatagaaaataataaaaatgtaTTTTTTGTAGTCATACATAATAATCCTAAGATTCTCAAAATTAAGAAAGGAGTTATGATCAAAAGTATATTTCGTGGGAACAATGCAACAAAGACACATGTTTTCAATCAGTAGCtcacaaatttttaaattttattttgctaGATAATGTTTTAGAGTGAATACACATAGTAATCATTTCTAGTGCAACAATTATTGATTTCATTTTTTGACCTAGTAGATTACAAATATGAGTCCATTGATTGCCTCAAAGCGACTTAAGTTTCATGTTAGTAGAGTGGAGACAAGGAGGAATTCATATCCTTGAAAGCAATAAGAGGTATGAATTACATATATTTTTCTACTGGCGTTTCTATTGCAAGTGCTAGTTCTATATgattgtttacaattttttgtgCACCAACTcacttttatattttaataaaggATTTTTTCTTCCTATCGATAAATTAGTGAGGAGTTACATGAAGGTCAAACAAGAAGCTGCAATCCAAGTTATTTTAGAAGACAAAATATAAATTGTTTGTAGGAAGCATTGACAATAAAAAAAAACCAAACTGTGCCATGAAGAATATTTCCTTAAGTTagggtttttttcttttcttttcacatattaTTTAATCTTGCTTAGGTTTATTACGGGTGGTTAGTATGAAGACGTGGTTAAATACATCAACTACACGTGTCACTCTCTCCCACACAGGGGTTATTGAGCTaatcaccctcttttggcttgttgtgccatctCCAATAATCAATATTTTGTCCTTACTTGAGTAGGTTATGGGGTAGTTCGATTCCTCACCCTCTTTTGACTTTATGTACCACCTTTCATACTCTTTTTTTGTCTTCATCTAAGGAAGTTATgtcacatgttttgacatttactaAGTAGGTAAAACCTCTCATCTTTTATGGGTAGTGGAAATTA
This window harbors:
- the LOC131048980 gene encoding inositol-pentakisphosphate 2-kinase produces the protein MVFLLEAKDAEEWGYRGEGAANVVMGYLGTSPEFVGKVLRVQKASPNKPNDSSPEKNAPLLSVEEQVLWSELQEMVASNSKEILAQGYAQHVIGSLLGSDHVDPGTLVCVSKEFLEALDQNIYKKRPEWRIRDTRINLQSGFALLMSDHASFSQGLDGAAPCISVEIKPKCGFLPCSRFISSENHLKRLVSRFAMHQHLKLSQQEVASISKYCPIDLFSESRDRIHQAIGGLLETPQNNLRIFLNGSLVFGGLGGYAEEGLLNGSITEQAVQNLEDILENVMTCQKGERMACFKDLITESLHKTGILSKLLAVQKMDLYDIEGAIHAYFNIMRKPCQICTCSSDESDNQMQNHIHDYFTSLSLEESRRIVRDFLVATTAKDCSLMFTFQPVNHDATDVNSLDGNNMMHFTATNQTFRFKAHYVDLDLKRLEKMIHYYKFDQKIVTAYTRMHGTKRISNHEDSEMREPV